One Glycine max cultivar Williams 82 chromosome 6, Glycine_max_v4.0, whole genome shotgun sequence DNA segment encodes these proteins:
- the LOC100787625 gene encoding chloride channel protein CLC-f: protein MSESDQRRLLGASEDDVESGGSELALAVVNGSSGNNNNNNKGFRDLLRLSGHRHSLKRIEKEEDRDRDRDRGIDRDRRDQNRHLHDVDLDSSVDVLGDSAPPEWALLLIGCLIGLTTGLFVALFNKGVHVIHEWVWAGTPVEGAAWLRIQRLADTWHRILLIPVTGGVIVGMMCGLLEILDQIKQSTSSQTQGFDFLAGIFPTIKAIQAAVTLGTGCSLGPEGPSVDIGKSCANGFSLMMEHDRERKIALVAAGAAAGISSGFNAPVAGCFFAIETVLRPLRAENSPPFTTAMIILASVISSTVSNVLQGTQSAFTIPEYDLKSAAELPLYLILGMLCGVISVALTRLVAWFTKLFKIIQDKFGIPTVVCPALGGFGAGIIALKYPGILYWGFTNVEEILRTGKSASAPGIWLLAQLVAAKVIATALCKGSGLVGGLYAPSLMIGAAAGAVFGGFSAEVINSAIPGNTAVAQPPAYALVGMAATLASACSVPLTSVLLLFELTKDYRILLPLMGAVGLAIWVPSVTNRVKESETPDSSKSARGYSPISHAGYDNEDNWRQANDGNDLELRIVDGTNLEPIDKELLLDNLQVSQAMSKQYLKVLSSATLKDAIKCMHDSQQNCVLVVDKEDFLEGILTDGDVKRCLSQKSNDTSNGDSGIVDANTCLVSSVCTRGMSYRGRERGILTCYPNTSLAMAKELMEAKDIKQLPVVKRGVDHSREMKRRIVGLLHYDALWQCLRKDINHRQTAHQNRTDNNLAVKTTNGH from the exons ATGTCGGAGAGCGATCAGCGTCGTCTTCTCGGGGCTTCCGAGGATGACGTGGAGTCTGGAGGGTCGGAATTGGCTTTGGCGGTCGTCAATGGCAGCAgtggcaacaacaacaacaacaacaaaggtttTAGGGATTTGTTAAGGTTGTCGGGTCACCGACACAGTTTGAAGCGCattgagaaagaagaagatagaGATAGAGACAGGGATAGGGGTATAGATAGAGATAGAAGAGATCAAAATCGGCATCTCCACGATGTGGATCTTGATTCTTCTGTTGATGTGCTTGGGGACAGTGCACCTCCTGAATGGGCGTTGCTTCTTATTGGTTGCCTCATTGGACTCACCACTGGGCTATTTGTGGCACTTTTCAATAAAGGG GTGCATGTAATACATGAATGGGTATGGGCTGGTACTCCAGTTGAAGGTGCTGCCTGGCTTCGTATTCAGAGATTGGCTGATACATGGCATCGAATCCTTTTAATACCTGTCACTGGAGGAGTCATTGTTGGCATGATGTGTGGTTTACTGGAAATACTGGACCAAATAAAGCAATCCACTTCCTCTCAAACACAAGGATTTGATTTTCTTGCAGGAATCTTTCCAACAATAAAGGCTATCCAGGCTGCAGTTACTTTAGGTACTGGGTGTTCATTGGGTCCTGAAGGTCCTAGTGTTGATATTGGGAAGTCATGTGCCAATGGATTCTCACTAATGATGGAACACGACAGAGAAAGGAAAATAGCACTTGTTGCGGCTGGTGCAGCAGCTGGTATTTCTTCAG GCTTCAATGCTCCAGTTGCTGGTTGTTTCTTTGCTATTGAAACTGTGCTGAGGCCTCTTCGTGCAGAGAACTCACCCCCATTTACAACTGCCATGATTATATTGGCTTCTGTTATCTCGTCAACTGTATCTAATGTTTTACAGGGGACCCAATCAGCTTTTACAATACCCGAGTATGATTTGAAATCTGCTGCTG AGCTACCTTTATACCTGATATTGGGAATGCTATGTGGTGTTATAAGTGTGGCCCTGACTCGTTTGGTTGCTTGGTTCACCAAATTATTTAAGATTATTCAAGATAAGTTTGGCATTCCTACCGTGGTCTGCCCTGCTTTAGGTGGCTTTGGAGCTGGGATCATTGCTCTTAAATATCCTGGAATATTGTATTGGGGTTTCACAAATGTGGAAGAAATTCTACGTACTGGAAAGAGTGCTTCAGCTCCTGGAATATGGCTTCTGGCTCAATTGGTAGCTGCTAAGGTTATTGCAACGGCTCTTTGCAAGGGATCTGGGCTAGTAGGTGGTCTTTATGCACCGAGTTTAATGATAGGTGCCGCAGCTGGTGCTGTATTTGGAGGCTTTTCTGCTGAAGTTATTAATTCAGCAATTCCTGGAAATACTGCTGTTGCTCAGCCCCCAGCATATGCTCTG GTTGGAATGGCTGCTACACTAGCATCTGCTTGTTCTGTTCCTTTGACATCGGTTCTACTTCTTTTTGAGCTGACAAAAGATTATAGGATACTGCTTCCACTCATG GGAGCTGTTGGATTGGCAATATGGGTACCCTCAGTGACAAACCGGGTGAAGGAGAGTGAGACACCTGATTCAAGTAAATCAGCAAGAGGATACTCTCCAATTTCACATGCCGGATATGATAATGAAGATAACTGGAGACAAGCCAATGATGGGAATGATTTAGAACTCCGTATTGTTGATGGCACTAATCTTGAACCAATTGATAAGGAACTGCTTCTGGACAATCTTCAG GTTTCTCAGGCCATGTCAAAACAATATCTGAAGGTTTTGTCATCTGCAACCCTGAAAGATGCAATAAAATGCATGCATGACAGCCAGCAGAATTGTGTGCTGGTGGTTGATAAAGAAGATTTTCTAGAAGGAATATTGACAGATGGTGACGTTAAAAGGTGTCTGTCCCAGAAGTCTAATGACACTTCGAATGGCGATTCAGGGATTGTGGAT GCAAACACATGCCTTGTTTCCTCTGTTTGTACTCGAGGGATGAGCTATCGTGGACGAGAGCGAGGAATCTTAACCTGCTATCCAAATACTAGTTTGGCTATGGCCAAAGAGTTGATGGAGGCCAAGGACATTAAGCAATTACCAGTGGTTAAACGTGGTGTAGATCACAGTAGAGAAATGAAGAGGAGAATTGTTGGTCTTCTTCATTATGATGCACTATGGCAATGTCTCAG GAAAGATATTAATCACAGGCAGACAGCCCATCAAAATAGGACAGATAACAATTTGGCTGTGAAAACAACAAATGGGCACTAA
- the LOC121175092 gene encoding UDP-glycosyltransferase 88F5 — MEQEDTVVLYPAPGIGHIVSMVELAKLLQTHSYSIIILLSTGFLDHPSVDAYVHRISTSHPYISFHRLPHIAPTTTTTVSFAAKGFNFIKRNTPNVATTLAKISKSTSTTIKAFITDLFCFSVTETTSSMGIPVYYFFASGAAGLAIVSYFPKLHEETNVSFKDMVGVEVRVPGNAPLKAVNMPQPMLDRDDSAYWDMLYLGTHLGEASGVVVNTFPELEPLAVNAVAGGACFADAKEAPPVFYIGPLIAEPQLSGNI, encoded by the exons ATGGAACAAGAAGACACAGTAGTGTTGTATCCAGCACCAGGCATAGGCCATATTGTTTCCATGGTTGAACTCGCCAAGCTTCTCCAAACACACAGTTATTCAATCATAATCCTCCTTTCCACCGGCTTCCTCGACCATCCCTCCGTCGACGCCTATGTCCACCGCATCTCCACCTCCCACCCTTACATCTCCTTCCACCGCCTCCCCCACATCGcccccaccaccaccaccacggtTAGCTTCGCCGCAAAGGGCTTCAacttcatcaaaagaaacaccCCCAACGTCGCCACCACCCTCGCCAAAATCTCCAAATCCACCAGCACCACCATAAAAGCCTTCATAACCGACCTCTTTTGCTTCTCTGTCACGGAAACAACTTCCTCAATGGGAATCCCAGTTTACTACTTCTTCGCTTCTGGTGCTGCCGGTCTCGCAATCGTCTCGTACTTCCCGAAACTCCATGAAGAAACGAACGTGTCGTTTAAGGACATGGTCGGTGTGGAAGTGCGTGTGCCGGGTAACGCGCCGCTGAAGGCCGTGAACATGCCGCAACCCATGTTGGACAGGGACGACTCTGCGTACTGGGACATGCTGTATCTGGGCACGCACCTTGGTGAAGCGAGTGGGGTTGTGGTGAACACGTTTCCGGAGCTTGAGCCTCTGGCGGTTAACGCCGTAGCCGGTGGCGCATGCTTTGCAGACGCGAAAGAAGCACCTCCGGTTTTCTACATCGGTCCACTCATCGCTGAACCACAACTATCAG GGAATATTTGA
- the WRKY59 gene encoding probable WRKY transcription factor 2 has product MAGIDDNVALTGDWGLASPSPRTFFSRMLEEDSVTRSISEHSGSGRTGDPFSGHREPSEMRKENMKDRAQDGDSGAQLTDVSFQTEQKPSSRGGLVERMAARAGFNAPRLNTESIRSTDLSLNSDIQSPYLTIPPGLSPTTLLDSPVFLANSLAQPSPTTGKFLFMVNGNMRHSELSSDAPEKCKHNGFDDIYTSSFAFKPATDSGSSFYHGAGRKINPTTLPQQSLPGVEVSAQSENSFQCQSVDAVKAQTENKSGLHLQEDFVESPPQKDNGIKMFSANQRAFHAVGSGIEHSTPVEEQADEEGDQRVNGDSMAGGVGAPSEDGYNWRKYGQKQVKGSEYPRSYYKCTHPNCQVKKKVERSHEGHITEIIYKGTHDHAKPPPNRRSSIGSVNLHTDMQVDNPEHVEPHNGGDGDLGWANVQKGNIAGAANWKHENIEATSSASVGPEYCNQSPNLQAQNGTHLDSGEAVDASSTFSNEEDDQVTHGSVSLGYDGEGDESESKRRKLESYAELSGATRAIREPRVVVQTTSEVDILDDGYRWRKYGQKVVKGNPNPRSYYKCTNAGCTVRKHVERASHDLKSVITTYEGKHNHDVPAARASSHVNANASNAVPGQASLQTHVHRPEPSQVHNGIGRLERPSLGSFNLPGRQQLGPSHGFSFGMNQSMLSNLVMSGLGHAQAKLPVMPVHPFLAAQQQHQQRQQHQQQQQHQQQQQQHQQQQQHQQQQCAANDLGFMLPKGEPNVEAIPEHGGLNLSNGSSVYQEMMSRMPLGPHM; this is encoded by the exons ATGGCTGGGATTGATGATAATGTTGCCCTTACTGGTGATTGGGGTCTTGCTAGCCCAAGTCCAAGGACCTTTTTTTCCAGAATGTTAGAAGAAGATAGTGTGACAAGATCAATCTCAGAACATTCTGGAAGTGGTAGAACTGGGGATCCCTTTTCGGGACATCGCGAGCCTAGTGAGATgaggaaagaaaacatgaaagaTAGGGCACAGGATGGTGATTCTGGAGCCCAATTGACTGACGTGAGTTTTCAGACCGAGCAGAAGCCGAGCTCTCGGGGTGGTCTTGTTGAAAGAATGGCTGCTAGAGCTGGGTTTAATGCTCCGAGGTTGAATACAGAAAGCATTAGATCTACTGACCTTTCACTTAATTCCGACATTCAGTCTCCTTACTTGACCATCCCACCTGGTCTCAGTCCTACTACACTTTTAGATTCTCCAGTGTTCCTTGCAAATTCACTG GCACAGCCATCTCCAACAACCGGAAAGTTCCTGTTCATGGTTAATGGCAACATGCGGCACTCAGAATTATCATCTGATGCTCCAGAAAAATGTAAACACAATGGCTTTGATGATATCTACACATCATCCTTTGCTTTCAAGCCTGCAACAGATTCAGGCTCCTCTTTTTATCATGGTGCTGGAAGAAAA ATAAATCCAACTACACTTCCTCAACAATCCCTTCCTGGTGTTGAGGTTTCGGCTCAGTCTGAAAATTCTTTTCAATGTCAAAGTGTTGATGCTGTCAAAGCTCAAACTGAGAACAAAAGTGGCCTTCATCTTCAGGAAGACTTTGTTGAATCGCCTCCTCAAAAAGATAATGGAATTAAAATGTTCTCAGCCAATCAAAGGGCTTTTCATGCTGTTGGCAGTGGCATTGAACATTCTACACCAGTTGAAGAGCAAGCAGATGAAGAAGGAGATCAAAGAGTCAATGGAGATTCAATGGCTGGTGGTGTTGGTGCACCATCTGAAGATGGATATAACTGGAGAAAATATGGCCAAAAGCAAGTGAAGGGCAGCGAGTACCCACGGAGTTACTACAAGTGTACTCATCCGAACTGTCAGGTTAAGAAGAAAGTAGAACGATCTCATGAGGGCCACATAACTGAGATCATCTACAAGGGAACGCACGACCATGCAAAACCTCCTCCAAATCGCCGGTCAAGTATAGGTTCGGTTAACCTTCATACTGACATGCAAGTGGACAACCCTGAACACGTTGAACCACACAATGGTGGTGATGGTGACTTGGGCTGGGCTAATGTACAAAAGGGAAATATAGCTGGAGCTGCTAATTGGAAGCATGAAAACATTGAAGCCACATCATCAGCATCTGTTGGCCCTGAATACTGCAACCAGTCCCCCAATTTGCAGGCTCAAAATGGTACTCACTTAGATTCAGGAGAGGCGGTGGATGCCTCATCTACTTTTTCTAATGAAGAAGACGATCAAGTCACTCATGGTAGTGTATCATTAGGTTATGATGGGGAAGGAGATGAATCTGAGTCTAAGAGAAG GAAACTGGAATCATATGCAGAGTTGAGTGGAGCTACTAGAGCCATTCGCGAGCCTAGAGTTGTTGTACAGACTACCAGCGAAGTAGATATCCTCGATGATGGTTATCGGTGGCGGAAATATGGGCAAAAAGTTGTCAAAGGAAATCCCAACCCAAG GAGTTACTACAAGTGCACGAATGCAGGGTGCACGGTCAGGAAGCATGTGGAGAGAGCATCACATGACCTTAAATCTGTAATCACAACATACGAGGGAAAACATAACCATGATGTTCCTGCTGCTCGTGCCAGCAGTCACGTCAACGCTAATGCTTCCAATGCCGTTCCTGGCCAAGCTTCTCTTCAGACTCATGTTCATAGACCCGAACCATCTCAAGTTCACAATGGCATTGGAAGGCTTGAGAGGCCTTCTCTTGGCTCATTCAACCTACCCGGGAGGCAGCAACTAGGACCATCCCATGGCTTCTCCTTTGGTATGAACCAATCCATGCTATCAAATCTGGTGATGTCAGGGTTAGGCCACGCGCAAGCAAAGCTTCCTGTCATGCCTGTTCATCCGTTCTTGGCAGcgcaacaacaacatcaacagcgacaacaacatcaacagcagcagcaacatcaacagcagcagcaacaacatcaacagcaacagcaacatcaacaacaacaatgcgCTGCAAATGATTTGGGTTTCATGTTGCCAAAGGGAGAGCCAAATGTGGAGGCTATTCCTGAACATGGTGGCCTTAACCTGTCAAATGGCTCATCAGTGTACCAAGAAATGATGAGTCGCATGCCTCTTGGACCtcatatgtaa
- the LOC102666141 gene encoding uncharacterized mitochondrial protein AtMg00810-like, which yields MAQIKNILHSNFRVKDLGALKYFLGLEINHSADGIYVSQCKYCLELLADFGMMGCKPCSTPMDSSLRLHQDDSSDLLDDPLSYRHLVGRLVYLTTTRPNIVFATQ from the coding sequence ATGGCCCAAATCAAAAACATTCTTCATTCGAATTTTCGAGTTAAGGATTTAGGAGCATTGAAATACTTTCTGGGTTTAGAAATAAATCACTCTGCTGATGGCATATATGTATCACAATGTAAATACTGTCTTGAGTTGCTTGCTGATTTTGGAATGATGGGTTGCAAACCTTGTTCAACACCTATGGACAGTTCATTGCGACTGCATCAAGATGACTCTAGTGATCTTCTTGATGATCCTTTATCCTATAGGCATCTTGTTGGTCGTCTAGTTTACCTCACCACAACCCGTCCTAACATTGTTTTTGCAACCCAATAA
- the IF7GT6 gene encoding isoflavone 7-O-glucosyltransferase UGT6: MEQEDTVVLYPAPGIGHIVSMVELAKLLQLHAHSITILLTTGLLDHPSIDTYIHRISISHPSIFFHRLPHTSLSTTTTVSMAAKAFNFININTPNVATTLTQITKSTNIKAFIIDLFCTSAMEPASSLGIPVYYFFTSGAAVLSLFSYFPKLHQETHVSFKDMVGVELRVPGNAPLRAVNMPEPMLKRDDPAYWDMLEFCTRLPEARGIIVNSFEELEPVAVDAVADGACFPDAKRVPGVYYIGPLIAEPQQSDVTTESKQCLSWLDQQPSRSVVYLCFGSRGSFSVSQLREIANGLEKSGHSFLWVVKRPTQDEKTKQIHDTTTTTTTMDFDLSSVLPSGFIERTKDRGLVVSSWAPQVEVLSRGSVAAFVSHCGWNSVLEGVVAGVPMVAWPLYAEQHVNMHVMVGEMKVAVAVEQREEDGFVSGEEVEKRVREVMESEEIRERSLKLKEMALAAVGEFGSSKTALANLVQSWTTHV, from the exons ATGGAACAAGAAGACACAGTAGTGTTGTATCCAGCCCCAGGCATAGGCCACATTGTATCCATGGTTGAGCTTGCTAAGCTTCTCCAATTACATGCTCATTCAATCACAATTCTTCTCACCACGGGTCTCCTTGACCACCCCTCTATCGACACCTACATACACCGAATCTCCATCTCTCACCCTTCCATCTTCTTCCACCGCCTCCCCCACACATCactctccaccaccaccaccgtgAGCATGGCCGCCAAAGCCTTCAACTTCATCAACATAAACACCCCCAACGTAGCCACCACCCTCACCCAAATCACCAAATCCACCAATATCAAAGCCTTCATAATCGATCTCTTCTGCACCTCCGCAATGGAACCGGCTTCTTCATTGGGAATCCCCGTCTACTACTTCTTCACCTCCGGCGCCGCCGTTCTCTCGCTTTTCTCTTACTTTCCAAAACTCCACCAAGAGACCCACGTGTCGTTTAAGGATATGGTCGGGGTAGAACTGCGCGTGCCGGGCAACGCGCCGCTGAGGGCCGTGAACATGCCGGAGCCAATGTTGAAGAGGGACGACCCTGCTTACTGGGACATGCTGGAGTTCTGCACGCGCCTTCCGGAGGCGCGTGGGATCATCGTGAACTCGTTTGAAGAGCTGGAGCCTGTGGCGGTTGATGCCGTTGCGGACGGCGCGTGCTTTCCAGACGCGAAACGTGTGCCTGGTGTGTACTACATAGGACCACTCATCGCTGAACCCCAACAATCAG ATGTAACAACGGAGAGTAAACAATGTTTGTCATGGCTTGATCAACAACCAAGTAGAAGCGTGGTGTACCTGTGTTTTGGAAGCCGTGGATCGTTCTCAGTGTCACAACTGAGAGAAATAGCAAATGGGTTGGAGAAGAGTGGCCACAGTTTCTTATGGGTTGTGAAGAGGCCAACACAAGACGAAAAAACAAAGCAGATTCAcgacacaacaacaacaacaacaacaatggatTTCGATTTGAGTTCGGTGTTGCCAAGTGGGTTCATCGAGAGAACCAAGGACAGGGGCCTGGTGGTGAGCTCGTGGGCCCCACAAGTGGAGGTGCTGAGCCGCGGCTCGGTGGCTGCGTTCGTGAGTCACTGCGGGTGGAACTCGGTGCTGGAAGGGGTGGTTGCCGGGGTGCCAATGGTTGCATGGCCGCTGTACGCGGAGCAGCACGTGAACATGCACGTGATGGTGGGTGAGATGAAGGTGGCTGTTGCGGTGGAGCAAAGGGAAGAAGATGGGTTCGTGAGTGGGGAGGAAGTGGAGAAGAGAGTGAGGGAGGTGATGGAGTCAGAGGAGATTAGGGAGAGGAGTTTGAAGCTGAAAGAGATGGCTTTGGCTGCAGTTGGGGAATTTGGATCCTCTAAAACAGCACTTGCAAATTTGGTTCAATCATGGACTACTCatgtgtaa